GCTATAAATTCTCACGCACCTTACGAGAGCATCCTAACTCACGGCTTTACAGTCGATGCTAAGGGCGAGAAGATGAGCAAGAGTAAGGGCAACGTCATCGCTCCACAAGACGTGGCTAAGACTCACGGCGTAGAAATTTTACGCCTTTGGGTTGGCATGAGTGATTACTCAAGCGATTTAAAAATAAGCGAAGATATATTAAAGCAAATCAGCGAGCAATACCGCAAAATCCGCAATACGATCCGCTTTTTACTAGCAAACGTAAATGATCTTGAGAGCCTAAATACAGAGTTTAACATCCTTGATAAGTGGATCTTAGCGCGTACTAAAAAGGTCTTTGACGAGGCGAGCGCTTGCTTTAGAAATTACGACTTTTCAAAGGGCTTTAACATCCTTTTAAATTTCCTATCAGCCGATCTTAGCGGTGTATATCTTGACGTTTGCAAAGATAGGCTCTACTGCGACGCAAAAGACGCTCCAAGAAGAAGATCAGCTCAAAGCGCGATGGCTATCATCACAAAGGCACTTTTGCCACTCATCGCTCCAACGCTTACTTACACCGTTGATGAGGTGATGGACTACGCTCCAAAGATCATCAAAGGCGACGCAAAAGACGCGTTTGATCTAGTCTATGAACCAATCATTTTTGACCTTAGCTTTGAAGATGAGCTGCTTTTTGCTAGCAGAGAGAAATTTAACGAGATCGTGGACGTTCTTAAAAAGGACAAAAAAATAAAATCAACCCTAGAGCTAAGCCTAGAGACAACTAGCCACAACATCACAAGCTACGACGAGCGCGAAGTGGCCGATCTTTACATGGTAAGCTCGGTTAGAGCTTACGATGATAGCGAGCCACTAGCTGAGTTTGAGCTTGAGGGTGATAAATTTAAGATCATAGCAAGCAACCTTCATAAATGCCCAAGATGCTGGAAATTTAACGCTAGCAAAGAAGATGCGCTATGTCCAAGATGCGAAGAGGTCATAAGTGCTAAGTGAGCCAGTAAGCGCAACTATCATAGTCGCAACGATCGCTATGGTGGTCGTTATTAGCTTGTTTGGCATATTTTTGGTTAATAAATTTAAAGGATAAAAATAGTGGTAACTTTAAAAGAAGCTTTAAAATTTTCAGCTGAAGAGATAAAAAATTTAAGAGCCGAGCTTGAGGAAAAAATCATAAAAGAAAAAGAGCTTGGCGCTTATGTCGAGCAGCTAGTAAATTTAGAGATCGCAAAACTAGGCGAGGGCGTACCTATCGCTATAAAAGACAACATCCAAGTAAAAGGCTGGAATGTAACAAGCGCTTCAAAAATTTTGCAAGGCTACGTCGCACCTTATAATGCAACTGTCGTTGAGAAGCTACTTAGCAAAAATTTAGCTCCATTTGGTCGCACAAATATGGACGAATTTGCGATGGGAAGTACGACTGAAAGCTCATTTTACGGCAAGACTCTAAACCCACTAAATCACGCTCACGTCCCAGGCGGCAGTAGTGGTGGCTCGGCAGCAGCAGTCGCAGCTGGCCTTGCAGTCGCAGCACTTGGTAGCGATACTGGTGGCTCGATCCGCCAACCAGCGGCATTTTGTGGATGCGTAGGTTTTAAGCCAACTTACGGCAGAGTGAGCAGATATGGTCTTGGCGCCTACTCAAGCAGCCTTGATCAAATTGGCCCTATCGCTCAAAACGTAGAAGACGCAGCCATTTTATATGATGCTATCGCTGGACATGACCCAAAAGATAGCACGAGCGCAGATGTGCCATTTGTGAGCATTAGCGACAAGATAGATGGCAATAAAAAGCTAAAAATTTGCGTCATCAAAAACTATGTCGAAAACGCAAGCGAGCAGACAAAAGCAGCTTTAAATTTAGCTGTAGAAAAACTAAAATCACACGGCCATAGCGTAACTTACACAAATTTTGAAGATTCGAAATACGACGTCGCAACCTACTACATCATAGCAACTGCAGAAGCAAGCGCAAATTTAAGCCGCTACGATGGCGTAAGATACGGTAGACGCGCAGATGCTAAAAATTTAAAAGAGCTATATATAAACTCACGCTCAGAAGGCTTTGGTGAAGAGGTAAAAAGAAGAATCTTGCTTGGTACGTTTGTATTAAGTAGCGGATATTACGATGCTTACTACATCAAAGCACAAAAAGCAAGAGCGCATATAAAAGCTCAATACGAGAGAATTTTAGAAGAAAATGACCTGATATTTATGCCAGTAGCTCCAAGTACGGCTTATAAATTTGGAGCTCACAGTGATCCACTTCAAGCTTATCTAAGCGATATTTACACTATCAGCGTAAATTTAGCAGGCCTTCCAGCTATCTCTGTGCCAGTTGGCAAAGATGATCTAAATCTAAATATAAGCGCTCAGCTAATCGCTAAAGCATGGGATGAACAGACCTTGATAAATGGTGCCAAGAGCCTAGAAAATTTAATAAAAGGATAAAAATATGAAGATAGTAAAGAGAGCTTTAACATTTGAGGATGTGCTTCTTGTGCCGCAATACTCTGAAATTTTGCCAAAGCAAGTTGATGTAAAAACCAGGATCAGCAAAAATGTCACGCTAAATATCCCGATCGTCTCTGCTGCGATGGATACGGTGACTGAGCATAGAACTGCTATCATGATGGCAAGGCTCGGTGGTATCGGTGTCATCCACAAAAATATGGACGTAGAAAGCCAAACAAAAGAGGTCAAACGCGTCAAAAAAAGTGAAAGTGGTGTCATCATCGATCCTATCTTTATAAATCCAGAAGCGACTGTGGCCGAAGCTCTAGGTCTTATGGCTGATCTTCATATTTCAGGCGTTCCAGTTATAGATAAGGACCGCAAACTAATAGGAATTTTAACAAACCGCGATTTGAGATTTGAGACAAATATGAGCGTTTTGGTAAAAGACCGCATGACAAAAGCACCGCTCATAACTGCACCAAAAGGTTGCACGCTTGATGATGCGGAAAAAATTTTCTCTCAAAATAGAGTTGAGAAGCTGCCTATCGTCGATAAAGATGGCAGACTTGACGGACTTATCACCATAAAAGATCTAAAAAAACGCAAAGAGTATCCAAACGCAAACAAAGATAGCTACGGCAGACTTCGCGTAGCAGCGGCTATTGGTGTGGGTCAGATAGAGCGCGCTAAAGCGCTAGTTGATGCTGGCGTAGACGTCATCGTCATTGACTCAGCTCACGGTCACTCAAAGGGTATCATTGATACTTTAAAAGAGGTAAAGGCAAATTTTAAAGTCGATGTCGTAGCTGGCAATATCGCAAACCCAGCAGCTGTAAAAGACCTAGCAGAAGCAGGAGCTGATGGCATAAAAGTGGGTATCGGACCTGGATCAATATGTACCACAAGGATCGTTGCGGGCGTTGGCGTGCCACAAATTTCTGCCATTGATGACTGCGCAAGCGAAGCAGCGAAATATGGCATCCCAGTTATCGCAGACGGTGGTTTAAAATACTCAGGCGACGTGGCAAAAGCCCTTGCAGCAGGGGCAGCTTGCGTTATGGCTGGTAGCTTACTTGCAGGTTGCGAAGAGAGCCCAGGCGAGCTTATAACATTCCAAGGTCGCCAGTATAAAGTATATCGCGGCATGGGATCGATCGGTGCTATGACAAAGGGCAGCTCGGACCGCTACTTCCAAGAGGGCACCGCTCAAGACAAGCTTGTGCCTGAAGGTATCGAAGGCCGTGTGCCATTTGCTGGCAGCATAAAAGATGTGATCCATCAGCTAATAGGTGGCCTAAGAAGCGCTATGGGCTATGTCGGTGCAAAAGATATCCCAACTCTTCAAGAAAGAGCTGAATTTGTCGAGATAACAAGCGCTGGATTAAAAGAGAGCCACGTCCACGACGTAGTTATCACTCACGAGGCACCAAACTACAAAGTTAATTAGTGTTAGACCTGCAAACTAGAACTATTAAATTTAACGAGCCACTCTATCTTGAGAGTGGCCGTATGCTATCAAATTTCAAGCTTATTTATGAGACTTACGGCACGCTAAACGCTGATAAAAGCAACGTTATCGTGATCTGTCACGCCCTAACTGGCTCACACCACGCTGCTGGCACATACGCAGGCGATGAGAAAGCTGGCTGGTGGGACGGGCTAATAGGCAGCAAAAAGGCGGTCGATACGGATAAATTTTACGTTATTTGCGTAAATATCTTAGGCTCGTGCTTTGGCTCGACCTCGCCACTAAGCGTTGATCGAAGTAGCGGCAAAGAGTATAGGCTAAATTTCCCAGTCCTTGCCATAAGTGACGTGGTAAAGGCGCAGATGAGGCTATTTAGCGAGCTTGGCATCACAAGGGCAAGAGCCGTGATAGGCGGCAGTCTTGGCGGTATGCAGGCACTTTGCTACGCTATCGAGTTTCCAGAATTTGCGCAGGATATCGTCATGCTTGCAAGTACCTATCAGACCAAGCCATGGGCGATAGCTTTTAACAAAATCGCCATCGAAGCCATTTTAAACGATGAAAATTTCAAAAATGGCGAATACGATGCGGAATTTATAAGAAAAAATGGTCTAAAAGGTATGGCTTACGGCAGGATGGCAGGGCATATCAGCTTTTTAAGTCCTGATAGCATGGATGAGAAATTTGGACGAAACTACGTAGAAACTGACGGTCTTTACGAGCTTTCTGGGCGCTTTCAGGTGGATCGCTACATGGAGTACAACGGCTACAACTTCCCAAAGAGGTTTGATCCGCTAAGCTACCTATATATCGTAAAGATGATGAATATCTTTGACTGTACAAGACACTATGACAACCTAAAAGACGCCCTTGCGCCGATAAAAGCAAACTTGCATCTAATCGCTTTCAAAGGCGATCTACTCTTTCCGCCATGCTGTATGAGAGAGATTTATGACACACTTTGTGAGATGGGGCGAGGAGAGAATACAAATTTCGTAGAGATAGATAGTAACTACGGCCATGACGCATTTTTGGTCGAGATAGAAAAATTTGATGGATATATAAAAAATATATTAAAAGGATAGAAAATGGAGCAAAAAGAGCAAAGCTTTGAAGAAAAATTAGCCCTAGCAGATAAAATTTTAAATGATCTAAATAAAGATGATGTGAGCTTAGAAAATAGCATAAAGCTGCATGAGCAGGGCAAAAAGCTCTTAAATGAAGCAAGAGAAATTTTAGAAAATGCAAAACTTAGCATAAAGCAGGTGGACGATGAGTAGAATTTGCGCCCTTCAGCTACCAACTCAGCCGCTAAGCGAGGCAAGGCTTGATTATTATCTAAAAATTTGTGCGGACGAAAACGCAAGACTTGTTGTGCTTGGTGAGTATGTGCTAAATAGCTTTTTTAAAGAGCTTATTAGCATGCCAAAAAGCCTTATAAAAGAGCAAAGCGAGCGCAAAAAAGAGGCTCTTTTTGCAATGGCAAAAAAGTACGATCTAAATATTGTTGCACCCATTGTAAATCTAAAAGGCAAGGAAATTTTTAAGAGTCTAGCTAAATTTACCCCAACACAAGTCAAGCTATATGATCAGCAAATCCTCATGCCTTACGCTCACTGGAATGAGGCTAAATTCTTTAATAACGCAAGTGATGAGCTAAATTTACCTATCTTTACATATGATAAATTTAAAGTAGGCGTTATGTTTGGCTATGAGGCGCACTTTGACATTTGCTGGGCCTATATGAGCGCTAAAAAGGTTGATATCGTACTCGTGCCAACGGCTTGCACATTTTTCTCTCAGGCGCGCTGGGAGGAGCTTTTAAAGGTTAGGGCCTTTACAAACAACGTCTACGTGCTCCGCGTAAACCGCGTAGGGAGCCATAAAAGTGATGATACGCAGTGGAGCTTTTACGGCGATTCGATGCTTATTAATCCGTTTGGCGAGGTCAAAAATAGACTTGGTAAAAATGAAGAGATGATGATAGATGAGCTTAGCAAAAAGGAGCTTAGCGAGGCTAGAAGCACTTGGGGCTTTATGCATATAGAGGCGAAATTTAAAAGATGAAGTGCTGCGCCTAGGTAGAAAGAGCAAATTTAGCAAAAGTTATCACGATCACGAGAATGAGCACTTTTAAAAGAATTTTGGAGTGAAATTTGAAACGAAATGACGTTGAGAGATATATAAAAGAGAAATTTGACGTTTTAGACGAGCAAATTTTCCCAAAATATCCAAATTTTAGCGCCTTTCGCCATAAGAAAAATGAGAAGTGGTTTGCACTACTTATGCGGTTAAGCGCCAGCAAACTTGGGCTTGAAAGTGATGAAATGATAGAAGTTTTAAATCTAAAATGTAGCCCAGATCTAGCGATGGTACTAGTTGACGAGGAACAAATTTTTAAAGCATATCACATGAACAAAAAGCACTGGATAAGTGTAAATTTAAACTCCAAAATCTCACAAAAAACAGTTTTTGACCTAATAGATGAAAGCTTTGTCTTAAGCAAATAAAAGCCATTTTCAGCCTTAAATTTAGTAGTTTTTGTTAAAATCACGAAAAACTTAAGGATAAAATTTGCAAGAGTTAAACAACGAGATCAAAAAAGTCCATTTCATAGGTATCGGCGGCATCGGTATCTCAGCCATCGCTAGATTTTTACACGAAAAAGGCCACAAGATAAGCGGTAGTGATATCAAGGAGAGCAAAACTACGCTTGAGCTAAAAGATGAAGGTATCGAGGTCATCACGCCACACTGCAAAGAGGCGATAAAAGACCAAGACTTTGTGGTCTATTCAGCTGCGATAAAAGAGGATAATATCGAGCTAGTGGAGGCCAGACGAAAGGGCATAAAGTGCTTTTCAAGAAAAGAAATTTTGCCTTATGTGCTTGAGGATAAGTGCGTCTTTGCAGTAGCTGGCGCACACGGCAAGAGCACGACTTCAGCGATGCTAGCAAGCCTTATCGAGGGCTCAGTCATCATCGGCGCCATCTCAAAACAGTTTGGTTCAAATATGCGCTACGCCAAAAGCGATAACGTCGTATTTGAGGCTGATGAGAGCGATTCTAGCTTTCTAAACTCAAACCCATATTTAGCCATCGTCACCAATGCAGAGCCAGAGCACATGGAGCACTACGACTACGATCTAGCTAAATTTTACGCAGCTTACAAGGGCTTTTTGGAGCGTGCAAAGGTTAGAGTGATAAACGCTGAGGACGAGTTTTTGAGCACGCTTAAGCTTGATGCGATCAGGCTTTATCCAAGCAGTGATATCACAGAGCTAACGATGGTGGTAAGAGACTATCAGCCATACACTAGCTTCAACCTTAAAAATTTAGGCAAATTTGAAGCCTTTGGCATGGGCGAGCACATCGCTATAGACGCATCTTTGGCTATCCTTGCTGCGATGCACGAGACGCCGCTTAAAGACATTAGAGAAAATTTACTAAATTTTAAAGGGATCAAAAAGCGTTTTGACATCCTTAGCGCAAACAAAAATTTCGTCCTAATCGACGACTACGCGCATCATCCAACCGAGATAAAAGCGACGCTAAAATCAGTCTTTGAATACGCCAAAATTTTAGGTATAAACAGCGTCACAGCGATATTTCAGCCACACCGCTACACAAGACTTAGCACAAATTTACCTGGCTTTAAAGAGTGCTTTAAAGGCGTTGATGAGCTTGTCATATTGCCAGTTTATGCAGCTGGGGAAAATCCGATCGAAGTTGATATGAAGAGCGAGTTTAGCGAGTATAACCCGATCTTTACCGATAAGGTCGAAAGGGTTGAAGAGGGCATAGAATTTACAGATGAATTTGGCGTAAAAAACCGCCTGAGTGATGGCATCGTAGTTGGCTTTGGAGCGGGCGATATCAGCGTACAGCTAAGGGGCGGATATTAATGGATCTAAGCACTTTCAAGCTTCAAGATGAAAATGAAATTTTAAAAGAGATAAAAGAAAAAGAGCTTAGTGAAGAAGAAATTTCAAGCCTTATAAATTTAGGTAAAAAAGATATCTTGATCGCGCTTGCAAGGTCGCAAAAGCTAAGTAGCACTCAGATAAAAGAGATGCTGCCAAATGCCACGTATATGGCTGTTTGCTTGCTAGTTGAAAAACAAGATATCAGTGAGGTTAAGGCTGAAATTTTAGAAAAGATCGAGCCTCATTCTGAGCTTTACAAAGAACTCATCGCAAAATATAAGGGCGTAAAATGGTAAGAAATTTGATCCTAATCGCTGGCTTGATCGTACTTTTTGGAGCGATCTGGGCGATAAAAGATGAAAAGATCAGCAAAGGCATAAAAGCGCTCGTTAGCACGGTGCTTGTAGCGATCCTTATTTGCGTCTATTTTTACGAAGAGAATTTATCAAAGAACGAGGATGCCATCTCAAAGCTAGTTAGCGATTTTAAGCAGGGTAAAGTGCTAAAATGTGGCGAATATAACGTGAGCGCTGAGAAATTTAACTACGAATTTGGCACAGCGTCATTTTTAGCTAAAAGAGAATTTAGCGACCTCTCAGGCGTGATAGTGCCGATAAAAAGTTGTGAGCAATGACTGAAGAGATATTTTTAAAGCTTGATTTGGGCGAGTATTTAGAGAAATTTAACTCCTTTTTGGCAAGGCAAAAACCGCTATTTTTACAAGGTGACAGCAAAATCCACTTTGAAAACATTAGCGAGCTTTCAAAGTATGATTTTAAGGCGCCTGATGAGATAAAAGAGCTTGATGACGCGCTTATGAGACTTAGCAAGCAAGCAGTGCTTCACATCAGTGAAATTTACGAGTTTGCAAAGATCATTAAATATTTTTCATATCTAAAAAAGCAAAAATTTGAAGGCAGGCTTGGCGAGTGGATCGCTAAGGTTGAAATCCCTGAAGCGATGAGCCATATGGCAAACAGCTTTGATGAAAACGGCGAGTTTAGCGACAGCGTGGATGAGAGATTTCACGCGATAAAGCAGGCTTTTAGCGAGAAAAAACGCCAGATTGATGCTGAACTTAAAAAGCTCATCTACTCAAAGCACATCACGCCCTATCTAGTCGATACCCAGACGCACTACATCAACGCGCAAGAGGCACTTTTGGTGCGTGGCGGCTTTAATCACGCCCTAAAAGGCACCGTGATCGCTAGAAGCTCAGGCGGATACTTCTACGTCGCACCTGCAAGCACCGAGCGCCTAAAAAAGGAGCAAAGCGAGCTGCTTGATAGAAAAGAGGAGATCATTTTTGAGCACTGCAAGAAATTTAGCCTGCAGATGAGCAAGAGCCTGCTCTTTTTGAAATTTATAAATAACGCTTTTGATCAGTTTGACGCATACCAGGCTCGTGTAAATTTGGCTAGATCACGTGACTATGAGTTTGTTTTGCCAAACAGCTCACACGTTATCAAGCTTGAGAAATTTGCCCACCCAGCGCTTAAAAACCCAAAAAGCGTGAGTGTGGATTTTAGTAAAAAGGTGCTTTTAATAACCGGTGTAAATGCTGGCGGTAAATCGATGCTTTTAAAATCTATCATCTCAGCCACGCTGCTTGCAAAGTATCTGCTGCCTATGCGTATCGACGCAAACCGCTCAACGATCGGCTCTTTTAAAGAATTTGACGCGATCATAGAAGATCCGCAAAGTGTGAAAAACGACATCTCGACCTTTGCTGGCAGGATGGTGCACTTTGCAAGGCTTTTTACTAAAAAGTCAATCATTATCGGCATCGACGAGATCGAGCTTGGCACCGATTTTGAAGAGGCTGCGAGCTTGTATGGCGTCATGATAGAGCGCCTCATCACTCAAGATATCAAAATGATCATCACGACCCACCACAAGCGCCTTGCGATGTTGCTAGCTAAAAACCCCGAGGTTGAGCTAGTAGCGGCACTTTACGACGAGGCGGCCCAAAGGCCTAAATTTGAGTTTTTAAAAGGCACGATCGGCAAGTCTTACGCCTTTGAAACGGCGACAAGATACGGCATATCTCAAAATTTAGTGGCGCAGGCAAAGAAAATTTACGGCGAAGATAAGGAGAATTTAAACGAGATCATCACAAAGACGCTAAATTTACAAACCAAGCTTGATGAGGGGATAAAAGAGGTCACGGCAAAAGAGGAGCGGCTGGAGCGCTTGCTTGAGGAGCAAAAAGAGCTAAAAGAGAGAAATGAGATCAAGCTAAATGCGACTATTTCGCGATTAGAAAAAGAGTATTATGAAGCGATAAATGCGGCAAAAGCTGTTATAAATTTCAAGGACATTAAAGACAAGCAAAGAGCGCTAAACGTGGCAAATGAGAAAAAAGCTGCCATCGTTAAGCCTAAGAAAACTGAACGCGAGAGCCTAAAAGTAGGCGATAGAGTGAAGTATGAAAATATCAAAGGCACGGTTTTAAGCATCTCTAAAAACGATGCGATGATCGAGTCAAATGGCATAAATTTACGCGTGCCGCTCGAGCTTTTAAGAAAAAATGGCAACGAGGTAATCTTACCTAAAAAAGGTGGCGTGAGTTTAAGTGTCGATAAGCCAAAAATGGCCTCGCTCTCGATTGATCTGCACGGCATGAGAGCTGATGAGGCGATAGCAAAACTGGATAAATTTATCTCGGATAGTCTTGTTATGGGATTTGATGAGGTTAGCGTATTTCACGGCATTGGCACTGGCAAGCTCGCCTTTGCAGTTAAAAATTTCTTAAAAGAGCATCCAAGCGTTAAAGAATTTTTTGACGCACCGGCAAATCAAGGCGGATACGGTGCTAAAATAGTCAGACTTTAACTTTTTTCCAAAAGTTAAAATTTATTTTAAGGTTGATATAATCAGTGCAATTACACAAAACAAGGGAAGTAACTTTTGAGTAACAAGGACGAGCAAACGGGTAAAAATCTAAACATCACTAAAACGATTATAGGTTTAGTGTTTGTTTTGGGAAGTATTTTTTTAGTCGAAAACCTGGCAGTTTTTTATTTTAAATTTAATAATGCTTCTGCTGAAAATGGCTTTAATCTTCGAAAGAAAGTTGATTATTTGACATATCAATATGTTGATTATTTCAAAAATGTCAGCAAATATGATGTCGCAAATTTCCAATCTTACATTAACGATAGTGCTATGGGCGATGTTCTTTTATTAAAGGATGATAATAAAAATGGATACAAGGTCGTAGCGTCTTCAGATAAAAGAATAATAAATCAAGAATTTAACGACAAAAGCTGTGGAAATATTTTTGTTCATAATTTCCAAAAAGATTATTTTTGGGCAAAAATTTTGCCAGAAAATGCTGCTCAAGTTTGTATGTTTGTGCCGGTTGGAGAGTATATATTGGGCTTTAAAGGAAAGGTCGATCAACGTATTACTGGTACGCATGATGAGTACTTTTTTGAGTGGCTTTTAAACAATATGGCTTTAACATTCATCTTAAGCCTTGTTGGCGCAATAGTTGCTTTGTCTACTTGTATATGGTACGCGGTTAAATATATAAAAGAAAAAAATAACTATAATGAATTAAAAACAGATGCTAAAAAGCAGATAGAAGAGCTTGGAGAAAAGCTTTATATCGATCCAATGACTGGACTTTTAAATAAAACAGCATTGGTGCGTGATATTAATAGCTATGAAAATCCTAAAGTAGTGCTTATAGATATTGACGATTTTGGCAAGATGAATGACTTTTACGGTAAATTTGCATGTGATCAGATTTTGGTCAAGATGGCTGATTTGATCAGTGAATTTGCCAAAGATGAGAATATGAAGGCTTACTGTATAGAAGCAGATAGGTTTGCTCTGGTAGAAGATAGCGATAGCTTTATCGATAGATATGAAGATATGGTTGAAGATTTGATAGAAATTTTTAAAGGCCGTATGCTAAGTATAGTCGATGAAGATGGTAGAGAGATAGAAGGTATCGAGATACATAGTACAATAGGCTTTGCTCTTGATAGTGACCAAACACTAAGAAAAGCAACAATAGCATTAAAAACAGCAAAAGAGCAAGATAAAGACTATGTTTGTTATTTTAAAGGGCTAAATCAAAAAGAGGAATACGCAACTCAAATAGAACGCTCTAAACTGATACAATACGCCACTATAAATAACAATATTGTTCCTTATTTTCAGCCGATAGTTAATGATCAAAAGGTACCTGTAAAATACGAATGCTTGATAAGACTTTTAGATAGAGGCGATGTTATATCACCAAATGTCTTTTTGGATATCTCAAAGCGCATTAAGCGTTATGCTGATCTTGAGAAACAACTCATTAAAAAGTGTTTTAAGCAGCTTGTAGAGGATAAGAATTTAGTACTTTCTATAAATTTAAGCAGTAGAGATATGATCGATGGTGATGTTAGCTCACTTGTTTTAAATTTATTAAATAAACACAATATTGCTGGTAGAGTGGTGTTTGAGATCGTTGAAGATGAAGAGCTTAAAAATTTAGAGAGAGTTTCAAATTTTATTGAGCGTGTAAAAAGCATGGGCGCAAAGATCGCTATCGATGATTTTGGCTCAGGATATTCAAATTTTTCTTACATCATAAAGATCAAGCCTGACTACGTGAAGATCGATGGCTCTATTATAAAAGATATAGACATAAATAAAGATTCACACTCTATCGCGAGTGCGATTGTAGCATTTGCAAAAGACCTTGGTATAAAAACTATTGCTGAATATGTACATTCAAAAGAGATATTTGAAATCTGTAAAGAGATCGGCGTAGATGAGTTCCAGGGCTTTTATTTTGGTGCACCAGAGCGTGCTGGCTCATAAGGTACTTAGTGGTAATTAGCTTTTTAAAAGAGCTTTTAAGCTTTCGCTCTATCACGCCTAATGATGCTGGAAGCTTAGAATTTATCGCTAAATTTTTGCCTGATTTTGAGGCGAAATTTATAGAAAAAAATGGTACCAAAAATCTCATACTTTCTAAAATTTATGGAGACGGCGAGCATCTAGCTTTTGCAGGGCATGTTGATGTCGTGCCTCCAGGTGAGGGCTGGGATAGCGGGCCATTTACTCCACTAGAAAAAGATCGCTATATCTACGCAAGAGGCGCACAGGATATGAAAAGTGGCGTGGCTGCTTTTGTTTACGCTGCTAAAGATGCGAAATTTGATGGCAAGCTAAGCCTCATCTTAACAAGCGACGAAGAGGGCGATGGCACATATGGCACGCCTTTAGCACTTGAATATTTACGCGAAATAAATGATTTGCCAAAATTTTGCGTAGTGGCTGAGCCAACTTGCGATAAAGAATTTGGCGATAGCATAAAAGTTGGCAGACGTGGCTCAATAAATGGCAAGATCGTGATAAAGGGCGTTCAAGGGCACGTGGCATATCCTGAAAAGTGTGTAAATCCGGTAAATTTGATAGCTCCACTTTTAAATAAAATAGCTGATCACGATATGGACGCTGGGAGCGAGTTTTTTAGTCCAAGCAAGATCGTGGTAACTGATATCAGAGGCGGCATGCAAGTTTGCAACGTCACGCCAAGCGAGCTTAGCATAATGTTTAATGTGAGAAACTCAAATTTAACTGACATAAATGATGTTGAGAGCTATCTTAGAGAGGTCTTAAAAGCGCTTGATTACGAGCTTAGCATAAAACAAAGCTCAAAGAGATTTTTAACAAATAAAGATAGTAAAATCGTAAAAAATTTAATGGCCTCTGTCGCAAAAATTACCGGTGTCACACCGGTTCTAAATACAAAGGGTGGCACGAGCGATGCAAGGCACTTTGCTGAATTTGGTGTAGATGCGATAGAATTTGGTGTCATAAACGACCGCATACACGCCAAAAACGAGCGAGTTAGTGTTGATGAGGTAAATAAACTTTATGAAATTTTTAAAGA
Above is a genomic segment from Campylobacter concisus containing:
- the murC gene encoding UDP-N-acetylmuramate--L-alanine ligase, encoding MKKVHFIGIGGIGISAIARFLHEKGHKISGSDIKESKTTLELKDEGIEVITPHCKEAIKDQDFVVYSAAIKEDNIELVEARRKGIKCFSRKEILPYVLEDKCVFAVAGAHGKSTTSAMLASLIEGSVIIGAISKQFGSNMRYAKSDNVVFEADESDSSFLNSNPYLAIVTNAEPEHMEHYDYDLAKFYAAYKGFLERAKVRVINAEDEFLSTLKLDAIRLYPSSDITELTMVVRDYQPYTSFNLKNLGKFEAFGMGEHIAIDASLAILAAMHETPLKDIRENLLNFKGIKKRFDILSANKNFVLIDDYAHHPTEIKATLKSVFEYAKILGINSVTAIFQPHRYTRLSTNLPGFKECFKGVDELVILPVYAAGENPIEVDMKSEFSEYNPIFTDKVERVEEGIEFTDEFGVKNRLSDGIVVGFGAGDISVQLRGGY
- a CDS encoding endonuclease MutS2, with product MTEEIFLKLDLGEYLEKFNSFLARQKPLFLQGDSKIHFENISELSKYDFKAPDEIKELDDALMRLSKQAVLHISEIYEFAKIIKYFSYLKKQKFEGRLGEWIAKVEIPEAMSHMANSFDENGEFSDSVDERFHAIKQAFSEKKRQIDAELKKLIYSKHITPYLVDTQTHYINAQEALLVRGGFNHALKGTVIARSSGGYFYVAPASTERLKKEQSELLDRKEEIIFEHCKKFSLQMSKSLLFLKFINNAFDQFDAYQARVNLARSRDYEFVLPNSSHVIKLEKFAHPALKNPKSVSVDFSKKVLLITGVNAGGKSMLLKSIISATLLAKYLLPMRIDANRSTIGSFKEFDAIIEDPQSVKNDISTFAGRMVHFARLFTKKSIIIGIDEIELGTDFEEAASLYGVMIERLITQDIKMIITTHHKRLAMLLAKNPEVELVAALYDEAAQRPKFEFLKGTIGKSYAFETATRYGISQNLVAQAKKIYGEDKENLNEIITKTLNLQTKLDEGIKEVTAKEERLERLLEEQKELKERNEIKLNATISRLEKEYYEAINAAKAVINFKDIKDKQRALNVANEKKAAIVKPKKTERESLKVGDRVKYENIKGTVLSISKNDAMIESNGINLRVPLELLRKNGNEVILPKKGGVSLSVDKPKMASLSIDLHGMRADEAIAKLDKFISDSLVMGFDEVSVFHGIGTGKLAFAVKNFLKEHPSVKEFFDAPANQGGYGAKIVRL
- a CDS encoding EAL domain-containing protein; the encoded protein is MSNKDEQTGKNLNITKTIIGLVFVLGSIFLVENLAVFYFKFNNASAENGFNLRKKVDYLTYQYVDYFKNVSKYDVANFQSYINDSAMGDVLLLKDDNKNGYKVVASSDKRIINQEFNDKSCGNIFVHNFQKDYFWAKILPENAAQVCMFVPVGEYILGFKGKVDQRITGTHDEYFFEWLLNNMALTFILSLVGAIVALSTCIWYAVKYIKEKNNYNELKTDAKKQIEELGEKLYIDPMTGLLNKTALVRDINSYENPKVVLIDIDDFGKMNDFYGKFACDQILVKMADLISEFAKDENMKAYCIEADRFALVEDSDSFIDRYEDMVEDLIEIFKGRMLSIVDEDGREIEGIEIHSTIGFALDSDQTLRKATIALKTAKEQDKDYVCYFKGLNQKEEYATQIERSKLIQYATINNNIVPYFQPIVNDQKVPVKYECLIRLLDRGDVISPNVFLDISKRIKRYADLEKQLIKKCFKQLVEDKNLVLSINLSSRDMIDGDVSSLVLNLLNKHNIAGRVVFEIVEDEELKNLERVSNFIERVKSMGAKIAIDDFGSGYSNFSYIIKIKPDYVKIDGSIIKDIDINKDSHSIASAIVAFAKDLGIKTIAEYVHSKEIFEICKEIGVDEFQGFYFGAPERAGS
- the dapE gene encoding succinyl-diaminopimelate desuccinylase, which codes for MVISFLKELLSFRSITPNDAGSLEFIAKFLPDFEAKFIEKNGTKNLILSKIYGDGEHLAFAGHVDVVPPGEGWDSGPFTPLEKDRYIYARGAQDMKSGVAAFVYAAKDAKFDGKLSLILTSDEEGDGTYGTPLALEYLREINDLPKFCVVAEPTCDKEFGDSIKVGRRGSINGKIVIKGVQGHVAYPEKCVNPVNLIAPLLNKIADHDMDAGSEFFSPSKIVVTDIRGGMQVCNVTPSELSIMFNVRNSNLTDINDVESYLREVLKALDYELSIKQSSKRFLTNKDSKIVKNLMASVAKITGVTPVLNTKGGTSDARHFAEFGVDAIEFGVINDRIHAKNERVSVDEVNKLYEIFKDLIEKF